Proteins co-encoded in one Methanosarcinales archaeon Met12 genomic window:
- a CDS encoding methanogenesis marker 14 protein → MVEITKGTFVDASFALKESVYVVASVELGNTTIKSILTATDLEKGRTYFLDKTVELTASIRLPERGEDVFGWTVKGQPLSRDAISVAVKKILIRSLTKAKISVRDLDFVVRSTGVVAGLNSPEEVDDVIRALADGCLMAGIPPRKMTGALQKSNLSRPLQKYSFIDYVAFDGAVASVKCIKTPIVANEMEGELALAGIKEGAKWTHIDFRNPCIGIDFGTTLSGRVTDGELPYANVVGSYCGLAGAIFDAIAFSAAETALQLTVQPDMDIPESYIEDVMSMIIVKRVTTEKKCGTVPVNPKGLKESDMVLIGVDVGTNGDRLSCLTDIGEELLLEAGASHVMGLIDHVASELVKRIIDKTHEYGLYGTIGITGRGAITGFKPDMIREKLGEFDVVFVDDGLARGAAVLARCLHSLGTPKNPLGGVSGGGCIMELRRREQ, encoded by the coding sequence ATGGTAGAAATCACAAAGGGAACTTTTGTAGACGCCTCGTTTGCCCTGAAGGAAAGCGTGTACGTAGTTGCATCTGTCGAGCTCGGGAATACGACGATTAAATCCATACTGACCGCCACCGACCTGGAAAAAGGGAGGACATATTTTCTGGACAAAACCGTCGAGCTCACGGCATCCATTCGCCTCCCTGAAAGAGGGGAAGATGTGTTTGGATGGACGGTTAAAGGGCAACCATTGTCACGCGATGCCATATCCGTGGCAGTCAAAAAGATTCTCATTCGCTCGCTCACGAAGGCGAAAATAAGCGTTCGCGATCTGGATTTTGTGGTCAGGTCAACAGGCGTGGTGGCCGGGCTAAACTCTCCCGAAGAGGTGGACGATGTCATCCGAGCACTGGCGGATGGTTGTCTCATGGCAGGGATACCTCCACGCAAGATGACCGGCGCCCTGCAGAAATCCAATTTGTCCAGACCACTACAAAAATATTCGTTTATCGATTATGTAGCGTTCGATGGTGCAGTAGCTAGTGTAAAATGCATCAAAACGCCAATTGTCGCAAATGAAATGGAAGGCGAATTGGCTCTCGCTGGCATCAAGGAAGGCGCCAAATGGACCCATATCGATTTCAGAAATCCGTGTATCGGCATTGACTTTGGAACGACCCTATCTGGCAGGGTGACCGATGGCGAGTTGCCATACGCAAACGTAGTCGGAAGCTACTGCGGACTGGCTGGCGCGATTTTCGATGCGATTGCGTTTTCTGCCGCAGAAACTGCACTTCAATTGACCGTCCAACCGGATATGGATATCCCAGAGAGCTATATCGAGGACGTGATGAGCATGATCATCGTTAAACGAGTAACTACAGAAAAAAAATGCGGCACAGTACCTGTAAATCCGAAAGGGCTGAAAGAATCGGACATGGTCCTCATAGGGGTGGACGTTGGGACAAATGGAGATAGGCTGAGTTGTTTAACCGATATCGGAGAGGAGTTACTGCTGGAGGCGGGAGCATCACATGTGATGGGGCTAATAGATCATGTAGCATCTGAACTGGTGAAAAGAATTATCGACAAGACGCATGAATATGGATTGTATGGCACAATCGGAATCACGGGAAGGGGAGCAATCACCGGCTTCAAACCCGATATGATCAGGGAAAAATTGGGCGAATTCGATGTGGTCTTTGTGGATGATGGACTGGCGAGGGGGGCAGCCGTGCTTGCCAGATGCCTGCACTCTCTTGGCACCCCAAAAAACCCGCTTGGTGGCGTGAGCGGCGGTGGATGCATTATGGAGTTACGGAGGCGTGAACAATGA
- the mtrH gene encoding tetrahydromethanopterin S-methyltransferase subunit H, protein MFRFQKEQKIVNIAGVKIGGQPGERSTVLAGTIFYPNHTIVEDKNKGVFDERKAEMLINRQVTCAEETGNPHIVHIFGGSETSIKKYIDFVSELTEAPFLIDSTESKVRICGAQYVTEIGLADRAINNSINMGITKEEMDILKNSDVDASIVLGFNAMDSSLSGRMALLETGGNVSDKGLLAIAEEDCGISKILIDPSITPLGNGAGIALRMTLVAKAKWGHPVGSGVHNAPLSWDWLRNKRKKDDMVFKTCDIGSIGLQQMAAGDFILYGPIESAPYAFPMTAMGDIMIAEASADFDGIPEEGHPINKLV, encoded by the coding sequence ATGTTTAGATTTCAAAAAGAACAAAAAATAGTAAACATCGCCGGCGTAAAAATCGGAGGACAGCCAGGCGAGCGGTCCACGGTATTGGCTGGCACCATCTTCTATCCAAACCATACTATCGTCGAGGATAAAAACAAAGGTGTTTTCGATGAGAGAAAAGCGGAGATGCTCATCAATAGACAGGTTACATGCGCCGAAGAAACCGGAAACCCCCATATAGTCCACATCTTTGGTGGCAGCGAGACGAGTATAAAGAAATACATTGACTTCGTCAGTGAACTCACAGAGGCACCATTTCTGATCGATTCTACCGAATCGAAGGTGCGCATATGTGGAGCTCAATATGTAACAGAGATAGGTCTCGCTGACCGGGCGATCAACAACTCCATCAACATGGGCATCACCAAAGAAGAGATGGATATATTGAAAAACTCGGACGTCGATGCATCGATCGTACTTGGATTTAATGCGATGGACTCATCATTAAGTGGACGTATGGCTCTCTTGGAAACTGGTGGCAACGTCTCGGATAAAGGACTGCTTGCAATCGCAGAGGAAGATTGCGGAATCTCAAAAATCCTGATCGATCCATCGATAACCCCTCTCGGAAACGGAGCTGGCATCGCGCTCAGGATGACCCTGGTTGCAAAGGCAAAATGGGGACATCCAGTGGGCTCAGGGGTTCATAATGCGCCATTATCCTGGGACTGGTTGAGAAACAAAAGGAAGAAAGACGACATGGTCTTCAAAACGTGCGACATCGGCTCGATTGGATTGCAACAGATGGCTGCTGGAGATTTTATATTATATGGGCCTATCGAGAGTGCGCCATATGCATTTCCGATGACTGCGATGGGCGATATTATGATAGCCGAGGCGTCGGCTGATTTTGATGGCATCCCAGAAGAGGGGCATCCGATAAATAAGTTGGTGTGA
- a CDS encoding tetrahydromethanopterin S-methyltransferase subunit A yields the protein MDEEWPVVKGDYRIGNKESRICIVTLSSHFELPPEEMKKVALIGPCHTENLGIEKIIANTISNPNIRFILVCGEESRGHKSGQTLAAIHATGIDESGKIIDSDGAIPFIENLPNDAIERFRAQVNIIEHIGETDLESILRTVEEHYKKGEAFPEPPMVIQTVKRKRKKEKMVVCGEGDIIISGDVSLDSVSGIIT from the coding sequence ATGGATGAAGAATGGCCAGTCGTAAAAGGCGATTATCGAATTGGAAACAAGGAGTCCAGGATTTGCATAGTCACGCTTTCAAGCCATTTTGAACTGCCGCCAGAGGAAATGAAAAAAGTCGCACTCATCGGCCCATGTCACACCGAGAATCTCGGAATAGAAAAGATTATAGCGAATACGATTTCGAATCCAAATATACGGTTTATATTGGTCTGTGGAGAGGAATCACGAGGGCATAAAAGTGGACAGACACTTGCGGCAATCCATGCTACTGGCATTGATGAGAGTGGCAAAATAATCGATTCTGATGGTGCAATACCCTTCATTGAGAATCTGCCGAACGATGCTATCGAGAGATTCAGGGCGCAGGTCAATATCATCGAACACATCGGCGAAACCGATCTCGAGAGCATACTGCGAACAGTAGAGGAGCATTACAAAAAAGGAGAAGCATTTCCAGAGCCTCCGATGGTCATTCAAACCGTTAAAAGAAAACGAAAGAAGGAAAAGATGGTGGTATGTGGCGAAGGAGATATCATAATATCTGGGGACGTATCACTGGATTCTGTTAGTGGAATTATCACGTAA
- a CDS encoding replication factor C large subunit yields the protein MDRTQWTEKYRPKTLTEVRSNDKAIGELKEWAEKWDKKAAILYGPPGIGKTSAAYALANDMGWDTIELNASDQRTADIIKKIAGSAAQTGTFEGTTGRRLVILDEADNIYGNVDKGGTKAIADVIKKTKHPLILIANEYYEMPKALRALCRPIQFRTVQSKSIIRVLKKICDQEKIECDIVALNHIAENAPDFRSAVNDLQAIAQGRTKFDMTDVAVGLRDTRESIFKVLAKIFKSYDLKGALHASYALDESPEDFIHWIDENIAREYEGSVLVDAFECLSRADIFLGRVRRRQNYGLWRYAGEMMVCGVQHAKIEPRREYIPYKPPATWKRMGLGRSMKSVRDSVAAKIGKHCHVSQQYARSNLIPFLRMLFKDHECAVEISALLCLDITEIAFLLNVRADSKKAQKVHGISQEHIARETEHAIKIFGGFTSTSTNQYKLSEF from the coding sequence ATGGATAGAACCCAATGGACTGAAAAGTATCGTCCGAAAACGCTGACCGAAGTACGCAGCAATGATAAAGCGATCGGCGAGCTGAAGGAATGGGCAGAAAAATGGGATAAAAAAGCAGCAATCCTGTATGGCCCCCCTGGCATTGGCAAGACATCTGCTGCCTATGCACTGGCGAATGACATGGGCTGGGATACCATCGAGCTTAACGCCAGCGACCAGCGGACTGCGGATATAATCAAAAAAATAGCTGGCTCGGCTGCGCAGACCGGTACTTTCGAGGGCACAACAGGCCGCAGGTTGGTCATCCTGGACGAGGCTGACAACATTTATGGCAATGTGGACAAGGGGGGCACCAAAGCGATAGCAGATGTCATTAAAAAGACAAAACACCCCCTCATCCTGATCGCAAACGAATATTACGAGATGCCCAAAGCCCTCAGAGCCCTGTGCAGGCCAATCCAGTTCAGGACCGTCCAAAGTAAATCCATCATTCGAGTATTAAAAAAGATATGTGACCAGGAGAAAATCGAATGTGATATCGTGGCGCTGAATCACATCGCCGAGAATGCACCTGATTTTAGGTCCGCCGTCAACGACCTCCAGGCCATCGCACAGGGGCGGACAAAATTTGACATGACAGATGTCGCTGTCGGGCTGCGGGATACTCGAGAGTCAATTTTCAAGGTTTTGGCGAAGATATTTAAAAGCTATGACCTAAAGGGGGCACTACACGCCTCATATGCATTAGACGAGAGTCCAGAGGATTTCATTCACTGGATAGATGAGAACATAGCCCGAGAATACGAGGGCAGTGTTCTTGTCGACGCCTTTGAATGTCTCTCGCGGGCAGATATATTTCTTGGTAGGGTGCGCCGCCGGCAAAACTACGGCCTTTGGCGATATGCGGGTGAAATGATGGTATGCGGGGTTCAGCATGCTAAAATAGAGCCACGCCGTGAATACATTCCCTACAAACCGCCCGCCACATGGAAGAGAATGGGGCTTGGCAGGTCGATGAAAAGCGTACGCGACTCGGTGGCGGCAAAAATTGGGAAGCACTGTCACGTCTCGCAACAATATGCACGCTCTAACTTAATTCCATTCTTAAGGATGCTTTTTAAGGATCACGAATGTGCGGTTGAAATCTCAGCACTGCTATGCCTCGACATCACGGAAATCGCTTTCTTGCTTAACGTGAGGGCGGACTCCAAGAAGGCGCAAAAAGTCCATGGGATATCCCAAGAACATATTGCACGAGAGACGGAGCATGCCATCAAAATTTTTGGCGGTTTTACTTCAACAAGCACAAATCAATATAAACTATCTGAATTTTGA
- the truA gene encoding tRNA pseudouridine(38-40) synthase TruA encodes MRIALQLGYLGNRYHGFQIQPLVPTIEGKLFKALEHLGIIDNPKNAKYSAAGRTDRGVHALGQVIAFNTDKPELTMPRILNSKLPDDIWVWGRAEVSKAFDPRRKANSREYRYLLYRGGLDISKMRIASTLLVGTHDFANFSTRDAEKSTKRTVKRIEIRISDPFITLDITADSFTWNMVRKIVTGLSMVGRGSRDLLWLRSMLKPDKYVDVLKSAPSFGLTLKKVNYNGIKFIEDEYAKKAAAKTLRDQFIWHGTMAEVVRGMRDSMGHQNSDSLY; translated from the coding sequence TTGCGAATTGCTCTTCAATTAGGCTATTTGGGAAACAGGTATCACGGTTTCCAAATCCAGCCCCTGGTCCCTACTATCGAGGGCAAATTATTCAAGGCACTGGAACATTTGGGGATAATAGATAATCCAAAAAATGCAAAATACTCTGCTGCCGGACGGACCGATAGGGGGGTGCATGCGCTTGGACAGGTTATCGCATTTAATACTGATAAGCCAGAGCTGACGATGCCCAGAATATTAAACAGCAAACTTCCAGACGATATATGGGTGTGGGGAAGGGCTGAGGTGTCAAAAGCATTTGACCCACGACGAAAGGCGAACAGCAGAGAGTACAGGTACCTTCTCTATAGGGGGGGTTTGGACATCTCGAAGATGCGGATAGCATCCACATTATTGGTGGGCACTCATGACTTTGCGAATTTTTCGACAAGGGATGCGGAAAAGAGCACAAAGCGCACGGTGAAGCGCATCGAAATAAGGATAAGCGACCCATTTATAACACTCGACATCACCGCTGACAGCTTCACATGGAATATGGTTCGGAAAATCGTGACCGGGCTCAGTATGGTGGGCAGGGGGAGCAGGGACCTCCTCTGGCTGAGAAGTATGCTGAAGCCGGATAAATATGTGGATGTACTAAAATCAGCACCATCTTTTGGCCTGACCCTGAAAAAAGTTAACTACAATGGGATTAAATTTATAGAAGACGAATATGCAAAAAAAGCAGCGGCAAAAACCCTTCGAGACCAATTCATATGGCATGGCACCATGGCAGAGGTGGTTAGAGGTATGAGGGATAGTATGGGGCATCAAAATTCAGATAGTTTATATTGA
- the carA gene encoding glutamine-hydrolyzing carbamoyl-phosphate synthase small subunit — translation MKAVLGLEDGTVVKGKGFGAEGIAQGELVFATPFTGYEEALTDPSYKGQILMFTYPLIGNYGVSYENFQSDGIKANGFVVREICDHPSHHKSKGTIHSFLKGEGIPGISSIDTRMLTILTRKEGTLRATLITGDDDGEEAVRLAKEQPTISELDLIGEVTSAKPYQIEGTGKRFVVMDLGVKQNILSCLSKRDVDIVVVPAGTSSRQIQEYEPDALLLSNGPGDPLQAKNAISVVRELAEEMPVFGICLGHQVIALALGARTYKLKFGHRGANQPVKDLRTGIVHITSQNHGFAVDPDSLSGTGLHITYINVNDNTVEGFKHESLPILSVQYHPEASPGPRDTEFLFDIFVKTVEDA, via the coding sequence ATGAAGGCAGTATTAGGACTTGAAGATGGAACGGTGGTCAAAGGAAAGGGATTTGGAGCAGAGGGCATCGCTCAGGGGGAATTGGTTTTTGCGACGCCTTTCACTGGCTATGAAGAAGCGTTGACTGACCCCTCCTACAAAGGCCAGATTTTAATGTTCACATATCCGCTCATTGGGAACTACGGCGTGAGTTACGAGAATTTTCAATCCGATGGGATAAAGGCAAACGGTTTCGTCGTCAGGGAGATTTGTGACCATCCGTCTCACCATAAATCAAAGGGCACGATTCATAGCTTCCTGAAAGGAGAGGGAATACCTGGCATCAGCAGCATCGATACGAGAATGCTGACCATCCTCACACGAAAGGAGGGGACTCTGCGCGCAACGTTGATTACGGGAGATGACGACGGAGAAGAGGCGGTGCGACTCGCCAAGGAGCAGCCCACCATATCCGAACTGGATCTGATAGGAGAGGTGACATCTGCGAAGCCATATCAGATTGAAGGGACTGGAAAACGGTTCGTCGTGATGGACCTCGGAGTTAAACAAAACATCTTATCCTGTTTGAGCAAGAGAGACGTCGACATCGTGGTCGTTCCAGCAGGCACATCTTCAAGACAAATTCAAGAGTATGAGCCGGATGCGTTACTGCTGTCCAACGGGCCGGGAGACCCTCTTCAGGCGAAAAATGCCATTTCCGTCGTCAGGGAGCTGGCTGAAGAGATGCCAGTATTCGGCATCTGCCTCGGGCATCAGGTCATCGCTTTGGCGCTTGGAGCCCGAACATACAAGCTCAAGTTTGGGCACAGGGGCGCCAATCAGCCGGTAAAGGATTTACGCACGGGGATAGTGCACATCACCTCACAGAATCATGGCTTTGCCGTGGACCCCGATTCCTTGAGCGGAACCGGTTTGCACATTACATATATCAATGTAAATGATAACACGGTCGAGGGATTTAAGCACGAATCATTGCCGATTCTAAGTGTTCAGTATCATCCCGAGGCGTCGCCTGGTCCAAGGGATACCGAGTTTTTGTTTGATATTTTTGTAAAAACCGTGGAGGATGCCTAA
- the carB gene encoding carbamoyl-phosphate synthase large subunit — MPKHPDINKVLLIGSGPIQIGQAAEFDFSGTQACKSLREEGVSVVLVNSNPATIMTDPDIADTTYIEPINSDIIAEIIAKERPDGIVAGFGGQTGLNITTELAEKGVLDKYGIRVLGTPLEAIYNAEDRNRFKHLMERIGERVPRSKAVSSIKDAVKAMEELHLPLIIRPAYTLGGFGGGIARTKSELESIVERGLNRSRIQQVLVEESVLGWKEFEYEVMRDANDTCITICNMENFDPMGVHTGESIVVTPAQTLSDRDHQTLRSAAIKIIRALGIEGGCNIQFAVRGDEYYVIEVNPRVSRSSALASKATGYSIARVAAKIAIGLTLDEIPNGVTKETPASFEPTVDYVVLKIPRWPFDKFTTADKTLTTAMKSTGEVMAIGRTLEEAIHKAVRSLDIGMRFGEWRGSEIEELLRTPTDERLFVIYHALRHGFKSEKIAEMTSIDPFFIKKIQNIIDMEERLRKRMSIDDLRMAKRMGFTDERIAELTEKRREDINDLRRKADIKHTYKMVDTCAAEFEAKTPYYYSTYETQCEANPSDRRKVLILGAGPIRIGQGIEFDYCTVHAVLALREEGIETHIINNNPETVSTDYDISDKLFFEPLTLEDVMNVIETERPYGVAVQFGGQTSVNLAIPLEKELKRRSDLDTVILGTSPESINIAEDRYLFSNLLKKLDIPQPDNGSATSVEDAKGVAKRIGYPILVRPSYVLGGRAMEIVYDEKDLDRYVREAVKVSHEHPVLIDSFLRGATEIDVDAVSDGKNVLIGAIMEHIEEAGIHSGDSACVIPPQSLGDDVLQTVRDYTKRIALALQVKGLINLQMAAKDGKVYVFEANPRSSRTIPYVCKTVGIPLAKIAAKVMIGHSLEELGYADVPDIPYVSVKEVVLPFDKLPGADSILGPEMRSTGEVMGIDRDFAMAFFKAELSADNALPTEGTVFISVQDDDKPAMVSITRKMQDAGLKLVGTAGTARYLKEHGIQIDVIKKIYEGSPNIIGMMRGKEVHLVINTPTSKLSLKDGYDMRRAAVDFNIPYITTIQAAKAAADAINMAKKGKMTINPIQDYQRELV, encoded by the coding sequence ATGCCAAAGCACCCGGATATCAATAAGGTCCTGTTAATCGGGTCGGGACCAATCCAGATAGGGCAGGCGGCAGAGTTCGATTTCTCGGGCACTCAAGCATGTAAATCGTTGCGGGAGGAGGGTGTCAGCGTCGTGTTGGTCAATTCGAACCCGGCGACGATAATGACCGATCCGGATATAGCGGATACCACCTACATAGAGCCAATCAACTCAGACATTATCGCAGAGATAATCGCCAAAGAAAGGCCTGACGGCATAGTGGCAGGATTTGGTGGACAAACTGGATTGAACATTACCACCGAACTTGCGGAAAAAGGCGTTCTCGATAAATATGGGATTCGGGTGCTTGGCACGCCATTGGAGGCGATATATAACGCAGAAGACAGGAACAGGTTCAAGCATCTGATGGAGCGAATCGGCGAGAGGGTCCCAAGGAGCAAAGCGGTTTCTTCGATAAAAGATGCCGTGAAGGCCATGGAGGAGCTTCATCTCCCCCTGATTATCAGACCGGCATACACACTGGGCGGATTTGGCGGAGGAATCGCCAGGACCAAATCCGAGCTGGAGAGTATCGTTGAAAGGGGATTAAACCGTTCCAGGATTCAACAGGTATTGGTCGAAGAAAGCGTGCTCGGTTGGAAGGAGTTCGAGTACGAGGTCATGCGGGATGCAAACGATACCTGCATCACGATATGCAACATGGAAAACTTCGACCCGATGGGCGTTCATACTGGTGAATCTATCGTCGTAACGCCTGCGCAGACGCTTTCTGACAGAGACCATCAAACATTGCGGAGCGCTGCCATCAAAATCATCCGGGCGCTTGGCATCGAAGGCGGGTGTAACATCCAATTTGCGGTTAGAGGTGATGAATACTATGTCATCGAGGTCAATCCAAGAGTTTCACGTTCGTCAGCGCTTGCATCCAAAGCGACAGGATACTCCATTGCAAGGGTGGCAGCCAAAATAGCGATTGGGCTTACGCTCGATGAGATACCAAATGGTGTGACAAAGGAGACGCCTGCATCGTTTGAGCCCACTGTAGATTATGTCGTGCTCAAGATACCGAGATGGCCGTTCGATAAATTCACCACTGCGGACAAAACGCTCACCACAGCCATGAAGAGCACAGGAGAGGTAATGGCGATCGGGAGGACTCTGGAAGAAGCGATACATAAAGCCGTACGCTCGCTCGATATAGGGATGCGATTTGGCGAATGGAGGGGCAGTGAAATAGAAGAACTACTCCGGACCCCAACCGATGAGCGACTGTTTGTCATATATCATGCATTGCGCCATGGATTCAAGAGCGAAAAAATTGCTGAGATGACTTCCATCGACCCGTTCTTCATCAAGAAGATCCAGAACATCATCGATATGGAGGAGCGTTTGAGGAAACGCATGTCCATCGATGATCTGCGGATGGCCAAGCGCATGGGCTTTACCGATGAGCGCATCGCAGAACTGACCGAAAAGAGACGAGAGGACATTAACGACTTGCGTCGGAAGGCCGACATCAAACATACGTATAAGATGGTCGATACATGTGCAGCCGAGTTTGAGGCAAAGACGCCATATTACTACTCGACATACGAGACGCAATGTGAGGCGAATCCATCTGATCGAAGAAAGGTGCTGATATTGGGCGCAGGACCTATCAGGATTGGACAGGGTATCGAGTTCGACTACTGTACGGTACACGCAGTACTTGCCCTGCGCGAAGAGGGGATCGAAACCCATATCATAAATAATAATCCTGAGACGGTTTCAACTGACTATGATATATCTGATAAACTATTTTTTGAGCCGCTGACGCTTGAAGATGTGATGAACGTCATTGAGACCGAACGCCCGTATGGGGTGGCGGTTCAGTTTGGAGGGCAGACCTCGGTGAATCTCGCGATTCCATTGGAAAAAGAGCTTAAGCGCAGATCTGACCTCGATACAGTAATCCTTGGCACCTCTCCAGAATCAATCAACATCGCAGAGGATAGATATCTATTTAGCAACCTTCTCAAGAAATTGGATATTCCCCAGCCGGATAATGGGTCTGCTACCTCGGTAGAGGATGCGAAGGGTGTCGCAAAACGGATTGGTTATCCCATACTGGTCAGACCATCATATGTATTGGGCGGCAGGGCGATGGAAATCGTCTACGATGAGAAAGACCTCGACAGATATGTGCGCGAAGCTGTAAAAGTATCACATGAACATCCCGTGTTGATAGATAGTTTCCTGCGGGGTGCAACCGAGATAGACGTGGATGCGGTTTCAGATGGGAAGAATGTACTGATAGGCGCCATAATGGAACACATCGAAGAGGCGGGCATCCACTCAGGAGACTCGGCCTGTGTGATACCTCCGCAGTCGCTTGGTGATGATGTCCTGCAAACCGTGCGAGATTATACTAAACGGATTGCACTGGCGTTGCAGGTAAAGGGCTTGATCAATCTTCAGATGGCCGCAAAAGATGGCAAGGTATATGTGTTCGAGGCAAATCCACGGTCGAGCAGGACCATTCCGTATGTATGCAAGACCGTGGGCATCCCGCTGGCGAAAATCGCCGCCAAGGTGATGATCGGGCACAGCCTCGAGGAACTTGGATATGCAGATGTCCCGGATATTCCCTATGTTTCGGTGAAGGAGGTAGTGCTTCCATTCGATAAACTGCCAGGTGCAGATTCGATATTGGGTCCAGAGATGAGAAGCACAGGAGAAGTGATGGGAATCGACCGTGACTTTGCCATGGCATTCTTTAAGGCAGAGTTGAGCGCTGACAATGCCCTGCCGACCGAAGGAACGGTATTCATTTCAGTGCAGGATGATGACAAACCAGCGATGGTCAGCATCACCAGGAAGATGCAGGATGCAGGTCTCAAACTCGTAGGCACGGCTGGTACTGCACGTTACCTGAAAGAACATGGGATTCAAATAGACGTTATCAAGAAGATATACGAGGGCAGTCCGAACATAATTGGTATGATGCGGGGAAAAGAAGTACATCTGGTCATCAATACGCCCACTTCCAAACTATCTCTCAAAGATGGCTACGATATGAGGCGCGCCGCTGTGGATTTCAACATTCCCTACATCACAACCATACAGGCAGCTAAAGCAGCAGCGGATGCGATTAATATGGCTAAAAAAGGAAAGATGACGATCAACCCGATACAGGACTATCAACGAGAATTAGTATAG
- a CDS encoding rubredoxin gives MSVWRCTVCGYEYDEAVEGTPFEQLPDDWKCPVCNAPKDAFEKIK, from the coding sequence ATGTCTGTCTGGAGATGCACGGTATGTGGTTACGAATACGATGAAGCAGTAGAGGGGACTCCGTTTGAACAGCTCCCTGATGACTGGAAATGCCCGGTATGCAATGCGCCAAAGGATGCCTTTGAAAAAATAAAATAA
- a CDS encoding FprA family A-type flavoprotein, translating to MKAIELKNGIYWVGAIDWAVRDFHGYVTPRGTTYNNYLIMDDEITLLDTVKYDFSDITIKSIRSVVDPSKIKHVVINHIENDHVTSIDRIMELTPTATIYITERGKKGLERFFDISKWNIRVVKTGDTLNIGKRTLLFIETPMLHWPDSMMTYIKEDKILISQDAFGQHIASTARFDDEYVTCESMSELEDAVVDYYANILMPFGQLIKNKIAEIQKLGLEIDMIAPDHGVIWKANPGKVLQMYLDMANGRANLSVSIIYDTMWHGTEHMTLSIMQGIKDEGVDCKVIKLRASPMSAAIKEFWKSRGTLIGTPTLNNIMFPSVAEILTHLRGLRPKNRLVGAFGSYGWGGGAVKEAYEEFKRMGLETVEPGLQILYRPSLEDETKCYEFGREFAKKVKEYHKKFE from the coding sequence ATGAAGGCTATTGAACTGAAAAATGGCATATACTGGGTAGGAGCTATTGACTGGGCTGTGAGGGATTTCCATGGGTATGTAACACCCCGCGGCACGACTTATAACAATTATCTCATAATGGATGATGAAATCACCCTGCTGGATACTGTTAAGTATGATTTCTCCGACATCACCATCAAAAGCATACGATCTGTTGTTGATCCTTCAAAAATAAAACATGTTGTCATAAATCACATTGAAAATGACCATGTAACGAGCATTGACAGGATAATGGAATTAACCCCAACGGCAACCATTTATATAACAGAGAGAGGGAAAAAAGGACTTGAGAGGTTTTTTGATATATCAAAATGGAATATCAGGGTTGTTAAGACTGGAGATACACTGAACATAGGCAAAAGAACCCTGCTTTTTATTGAAACCCCGATGCTTCATTGGCCTGATTCCATGATGACGTATATAAAGGAAGACAAAATCCTTATCAGCCAGGATGCATTCGGGCAGCATATAGCCTCAACAGCAAGGTTTGACGACGAGTATGTAACCTGCGAGTCAATGTCAGAACTTGAAGATGCAGTTGTGGACTACTATGCAAATATCCTCATGCCTTTCGGGCAACTTATAAAGAATAAAATAGCAGAGATTCAAAAACTTGGACTGGAGATTGATATGATTGCGCCTGATCACGGGGTTATTTGGAAGGCAAATCCAGGGAAAGTTCTTCAGATGTATCTTGATATGGCAAATGGCAGGGCAAACCTAAGCGTATCAATTATCTATGACACCATGTGGCACGGCACAGAACATATGACATTATCTATCATGCAGGGAATAAAAGATGAAGGAGTTGACTGCAAGGTGATTAAACTGAGGGCATCTCCCATGAGCGCTGCGATTAAAGAGTTCTGGAAATCAAGGGGGACACTTATCGGAACGCCTACATTAAACAATATCATGTTTCCGTCTGTTGCTGAGATCTTAACGCATCTGAGAGGACTGAGACCAAAAAACAGGCTCGTCGGCGCCTTCGGAAGTTATGGCTGGGGCGGAGGGGCAGTAAAAGAGGCTTATGAAGAGTTTAAACGCATGGGGCTTGAGACGGTTGAGCCGGGGCTGCAAATACTCTACAGACCATCTTTGGAGGATGAAACAAAGTGCTATGAATTCGGCAGGGAGTTTGCGAAAAAGGTTAAGGAGTATCATAAGAAATTTGAGTGA